The following proteins are co-located in the Aliidongia dinghuensis genome:
- the rplM gene encoding 50S ribosomal protein L13, protein MKTYSAKPSDLDKRWTLIDADGLVLGRLASIIANHLRGKHKPTYTPHMDCGDHVVVINAEKVHLTGKKRTDDIFYWHTGYPGGIKGRSKGQILDGNHPERVIEKAVERMVPRGPLGRQIMSNLRVYAGPAHPHEAQQPVLLDVAAMNPKNKRAL, encoded by the coding sequence ATGAAGACCTATTCCGCCAAGCCGTCCGACCTGGACAAGCGCTGGACGCTGATCGATGCCGACGGGCTTGTGCTCGGTCGGCTTGCCTCGATCATCGCCAACCATCTGCGCGGCAAGCACAAGCCGACCTACACCCCTCACATGGATTGCGGCGACCATGTCGTCGTGATCAATGCCGAGAAGGTGCATCTGACCGGCAAGAAGCGCACCGACGACATCTTCTACTGGCACACCGGCTATCCGGGCGGCATCAAGGGCCGTTCGAAGGGCCAGATCCTGGATGGCAACCATCCGGAGCGCGTCATCGAGAAGGCTGTCGAGCGCATGGTTCCGCGCGGGCCGCTCGGCCGCCAGATCATGAGCAACCTGCGCGTCTACGCCGGTCCCGCTCATCCGCACGAGGCGCAGCAGCCGGTTCTGCTCGACGTCGCCGCGATGAACCCGAAGAACAAGCGAGCCCTCTAA
- a CDS encoding phosphatase PAP2 family protein — MNFDSIDLPILRFLTSFVGKSLLFDHLVHAVSRYDTFKGVVMMSLLWFAWFVRPAGGSLGATGIDDEAARRVRLMLVLAGSVATVVLSRVLQLVFHIHQRPILANLGLNFPPFMDAGSVNHWNSFPSDHSMLFFSLSTGLWMVDRRLGWLGFFWSAVVIDLPRVYLGIHYPSDVFAGAILGVLCMVGFLALPLRELAERALAWGNQHRALFYWIAFMVTEQVAHLFDDFRKLGFTLLGHVEG; from the coding sequence ATGAACTTTGATTCGATAGACCTCCCGATCCTTCGGTTTCTGACCAGCTTCGTCGGCAAATCGTTGCTGTTCGATCACCTCGTCCACGCCGTGTCGCGCTACGACACGTTCAAGGGCGTCGTCATGATGTCGCTCTTGTGGTTCGCCTGGTTCGTGCGGCCGGCAGGCGGCAGCCTGGGCGCGACCGGAATCGACGACGAGGCGGCACGCCGGGTGCGGCTGATGCTGGTCCTGGCCGGCAGCGTCGCGACGGTGGTGCTCTCCCGGGTGCTGCAGCTGGTTTTCCACATCCATCAGCGCCCCATCCTGGCGAACCTCGGGCTCAATTTCCCGCCCTTCATGGACGCGGGCTCGGTCAATCACTGGAACTCGTTCCCGTCCGACCATTCGATGCTGTTCTTCTCGCTGTCGACCGGTCTCTGGATGGTCGACCGGCGCCTGGGGTGGCTCGGGTTCTTCTGGTCCGCCGTCGTGATCGACCTGCCGCGCGTCTATCTCGGCATCCATTACCCGAGCGACGTCTTCGCAGGCGCGATCCTGGGCGTCCTCTGCATGGTGGGCTTCCTCGCCTTGCCGCTGCGTGAATTGGCGGAGCGGGCGCTCGCCTGGGGCAACCAGCACCGCGCCCTGTTCTATTGGATCGCCTTCATGGTGACGGAGCAGGTGGCGCACCTGTTCGACGATTTCCGCAAGCTGGGCTTCACCCTGCTCGGGCATGTCGAGGGGTAG